CCGGCGATGGACGGCGGCATGTATGAACACCTGGCGACCCAGGCCAATATCGCCACGTTAAAAGAGCGCGGCGTCATATTCATTGGTCCGGCGGCGGGGCGCATGGCTTCTGGCCTGACCGGACTGGGGCGCATGGTGGAGCCGCCGGAACTGCTGGCCCAGGCGCGGTTGGCTCTGGCGTGGTCTGGTCCGTTGGCTGGACTGCATGTCGTTGTCAGCACTGGGCCGACGCGGGAAGCGCTGGACCCGGTGCGGTTCATCAGCAATCGCTCGACCGGCAAGCAGGGGCTGGCGGTGGCGCAGGCGGCGCTGGACGCCGGGGCGCGGGTGACGCTGGTGGCCGGCCCCATCAGTGAACCGGCCCCGCTGGGCCTGACGCGCATAGACGTGGAGACGACGCAGCAAATGGCCGAGGCGGTGTTGGTGGCGACTGAGGACGCCGACGCCCTGTTCATGGTGGCCGCCGTGGCCGATTTTCGCCCGGAAACGCAGTCGGCGCGCAAAATTAAGAAGACGGAGCAGGAGGAAGGGGGCAACGGCGGCTGGGGGTTGGCGATTGGCCTGGAGGTGACGCTGGATATTCTGAGCGCGGTGAAGGAGCGGCGCGAGAAGACGGGCTACCCGCGGGTGTCGCTGGGTTTTGCTGCCGAGACGCACGATGCGTTTGAGTACGGCCGTCAGAAACTCCTGCGCAAAGGTCTCAACTTTATCGCCGTCAACGACGTGCTGGCCGACGGGGCGGGTTTTGCCGTGGATACCAACCGGGTGGTGCTGCTGAGTTCGGCCGGGGTGGTAGAAGAGATGCCGCTGTTGAGCAAAACGGCCGTTGCCGAGCGGCTGGTGCATCATGTGGCGCGGGCGTTGGGGCGGGAGTGAGGGGAAACGGCCGTTACATCTCCAGCCACGGGTTCACGAGTACCACGCCTAAACCGGTAAAATCGGTCGTATTCCGTGTGACCAGGGCTAGATTGTGGTGAATGGCCGTTGCGGCGATTAACCCGTCCATGACCGGTAGTTTACGCCCCCGCTGCATCAGCTTTCCGGTAAGCATTCCCCACTGCCGCATCGTGCCCGTATCCAGCGGCAGTATGTACTCCTGGTAAGCGGGTAACAGCATTTCTTCTAACCACACGGTCAATTGCTCTTGTTTTTGCGATGCGGGCAGCCGGGTAATGCCTTGCTGAACTTCGCCAATTGTGACGACGCTCAGGAACATGGGCATATGTTGATGGATTTGCAGCCAGTTAACGACAAGCGATTCCGGCGTCTCTGTGGCAAATTCAGAGACAATGTTTGTGTCCAGCAGATAAGTCACAAAACCACCTCGCGCCCTACATCCTTCCGGTCCCGCGTGATTTCCACACCAGACCCCGCCAACGGTGAGGCCAGAAGAAGGTCGAGCAAAGTGGTTTTAGGCTTCATCATCTGGCGATATTCCGCCATAGATAGAACAACAACGACCTCTTCACCGTGTCGCGTGACAATTTGTGGTCCTTGTTCCAGCGCTTGATTGACCACCTGACTAAATTTGCTTTTCGCGTCTTGTAACTGCCAGATCATGATTTACCTCTGTCTAGCAGCTTGTGGGAGAACTCAGGATAGGTACACGGATTGAACGGATTCGACGGATTTTTACGGATAAATCACCAGAAAATCGGTGTAAATCCGTTAAATCCGTGTCATCCGTGTATCCATTTCTACTTTTCCGACAACCTGCTAGCTCGTTTGATGGGTCCGACTAGCCTGACTAGATTTTAATTGATAGTCGTCCTCAAAGTCAATCACGGTATAATCCCCTCCGACTACCATACTCTGGGAGCGCGGACGTCCCGTCTGCCGCAAGCAGAACGTCGGCGTTCCCACTGCCCAAGGAGTTCCGTTGGTGAATAAACGTAACCGCCGAATTGTTCTGCTCATCCTGGTGAGCAGCCTGCTGTTGGCCGTTAGCTTTGTCTGGAACGGCCGTAGCCACCAAAACAACATCGCCATCGCCGTCGCCAAAGGCAAAGCGGTCTACGACATGACCGCCATGACCCAAATTAGCCTCAACCAACCGCAAATGCAAGCCATCGCCCTGGCCGACGAAGGGCTGATGGCGCTGCTTGGCGGCGACGAATTCGGCTTTTTAGATGCCGTCGTCCTGGGGGAAGGCGAAGCCGCCCGCTGGCAGGCCGCCGGCTGCGGCCGCCAAAACTGCGTCCACATCTCCCTTTATGATTACACCAACGGCGGCACGGTGAATGCTGTCCTCAACACCAGCAGCGGCCGTATCGTAGACCGCTGGACCAATCCCGACGCCCGCCCCGGCGGCAGCGAATTTATCTTGCCCCGCGCCATCGCCATCGCGGCCGCCGACCCCGGCGTGCAAAACATCCTGGGCAAGCTGGATCAGGACCCGGCGATGATCCCTATGTCGGCCTGGCTGGCCGACGACGCCTGCCGTGACGATTGGTGCGTAGACCTGACCTACCAGGACCCATCGGGCAGCGGCAAAATTGTCCACGTCTTTGTCAATATGGAGCAGAAGCGGGTGGCGCGCACGTTCATGACGCGCGGCCGTGACCCCATCGCCTCTGCCGCGCCGCAGCCGCAGCGCAATTCGTATACCGACGGCTGCCAGGAAAACGAATACGGTTGGAATGTCTGCTGGGAAATGACGGCCAACGATGGCCTGAATTTTTACGGCGCAGCCTACAATGGCACGCCTATTTTTGCAAGCGCCAAAATTGGGCAAATTGAGGCGTGGTACCCAAGCTGGCCCGGCGGCTACCGCGACGAAATCGGTTTCCGCTCCACGGTGCCCCCCTTTGGCGACACGCAGGTGACGGATTTGGGCGATGGCTTTGAGGTGATGCAGTTGTTTACGGAGTTCACCCACTGGCCGAACTGCATCTGCTGCTACCGCTATGAGCAGATTATGCGTTTTTATGAAGACGGCCGTTTCGCCCTCGGTTTTGTCTCGCATGGCCCTGGCTGTGATGATTTGTCGGTCTACCGGCCGTTTTGGCGCCTGGATCTGACATTAGACGGCCGTGGCCGCACCGATGTCTGGGCCTGGGACACCAGCCAGTGGGTTGAGCTGACCGAGGAGAGCGAATTCTTCCCCTTTATTGACCAGGTTTCACCGGAAGGGGAGCAACTGGCAACCTTCAACGGCGACCTCCATTACCGCTGGCAGATGACGCGCACCGACCCGTTTGGGCTGGATGAAGCCCGTGTTTTCCTGCTGCAATACCAAGAAGGCGAAGGGGATGGCCCCATCCCGACCGGCCCCGGCGACACCTTCATCCCGCCGCGCCAATGGCTGGATGGCGACGCGCTGTCCGGCGGCGACCCGGTGTTGTGGTGGGTCCCGCTGCTCAAGAGCAAAAAGAGCGAACCATACTGGTGTTCGCCCGACCCGGAACCGGGCATCAACATGTGCGAGACTTTTTTGATTGCCCGGCCGGCCGGTGAATTGGTGCAGCCCACAGAAGAAGAATTGGCGGCCATGCCGACGGCAACGGCCGTGCCCGCCGAAATCTCCACACCCGCCCCCACGCCCACGCCCCGCCCCGTGCAAGGCGAAGACGCCGAAGACATCATCCTCAACGCTGGCTGCGGCTCCTGCCACCAGATCGGCGCGTTGGGCGAAGCCCACAAGGTCGGGCCAGACCTGTCTGGCATTGGTCTGGTGGCCGGGTCGCGGGTCCCCGGCTTGTCCGCCGAAGAATATCTGCGCCAGGCTATTCTGGAACCCAACGCCCACATCGTCGCCGATTGTCCCAACGGCCCGTGCATCCCCAACATCATGCCGCGTGATTATGCCACGCGCCTCAGCCCGGCGCAGTTGGAGCTGGTGATTGCTTATCTGCTTACCATGCGCGACGAGGTGGTGGTTGTCGAAACGATTGGCGACGGGGTGGTTCCCGCGCCGAAGGCGATCCCATCGGCCAAAAATGCGTCGGGCGCGACCACTGCCCCGGCGCGGGCGACTGGGTTGGTGGTGCAGGTGGTGTTGGTGGTATTTGTGTTTTTGCTGACGGCGTTTTTGTTAGCAAAACTGCCAGAAGAGAGATAGGGTTGGTCCGGTATGAAACAAGGCCGGGTGAATCCGGCTTTTCAACCCCTTTTTTACGTGGCATGGGGATGGGGTGTGTTTTGTAGGTGTGTGAGTTTGACCGTGAGGGATGCGGGGCTATGTCGCTGAAACAGTTGGAACTGCCGCCAGTGATGGACACCTCGTCGGCCGACATGGCCGGGGAATTTTACGTGCCTGCGCTTTCGCTGCTTCTACTAAATCGAGTACAATAAAAGCATGAATCACTCTGAATTCCAAAACGGCAAACCGAGAATAAGAACCCTGGACCTGTTTTGTGGGGCAGGGGGCAGCAGCTATGGCGCGCGCCAGGCAGGGGCGGAGATTGTGGCTGCGATTGACTACTGGCAAACGGCCGTTGACACTTACAACGCTAACTTTGGCGAAGGCAAAGCGCGTTATGCGGCTTCCCACCTTTGAATCTGTGCTTTACGGCGGGGCGAATTATTATGGCAAAAGGGGGGTTGTGGACATACGACGAGCTATTATTGGCGCTTAACTTGTACTACAAGATACCCTTTGGGCAGTTTCATCAGCACAATCCAAAAGTAATTGATTTAGCTAAATTAATAAACAGAACACCCAGTTCTGTGGCTATGCAACTCAGTAATTTTGCAAGCCTTGACCCATATCACCAAAGTCGGGGAATTAGTGGGCTACGTCCGCCTGGCAAACTTGCACAAGAAATTTGGATAGATATGCAAAACAACTGGGAAGACCTTATCATGAAAAGCGAGGAGTTACTGGATTTACTGGCCCAGCCGCAAGACGAACCCAAAACATCCTATACGTTGGAAGAAGAACGCAATAAAGCCCAATATCTTCAGATTCAGAAAGAAAAGCACGTCCCAACAGAGGTTGAACGCTCTGTAAAGGTGCGATTGGGGCAAAGATTTTTCCGAGAATCAATTATGGCAAACTATCGAGAACGATGTTGTGTGTGCGGTATGCCCATCCCAGAGTTGTTGATAGCAAGTCACATCATTCCTTGGAAGGCAAGAGAAGATTTACGTTTGAATCCAAGCAATGGATTGTGCTTGTGTGTTTTACATGACAAGGCTTTTGACCGAGGGTTACTTTCAATAGATGATGATTACAAAGTGATGATCAGTTCATTGATTCAAGAACATTCATTACAAGAAGCAGTAAAACACGGTTTAACAGCCTACAATGAACATTTTATCTTACTACCCGATAGATTTGTGCCTGAGAAAAGATTTTTGCAGACTCATCGTAATGAGTGTTTTATCTGGTAATACTATCGCCAGATCATGACTTCCGAGACAAAAAAGTCCTTCTGAGTAAGAAATGTAAAAACTTGTGGAAACGGTTTGGAATGTAGTGCCTTGATTAATCATTATGATGTACTGGCTAGCCACTCCGAAATTTTTGCATTCCTGAACTAGACGACATTGTATGGCTTTCAGGACTTTTTGCAACAAGCGAACTACGGCGATTGCATATTCGCCAAACTCAGATGTCTCAGATGACCTCGCCAGGGCGTAAACGCCCCGGCTAGACAACAACGCCGGTTGAAACCGGCTTAAAGCCCCATTTATGGTGCGTTGTTTGGTAGCCTGATGCTTTAGCATCAGGCGGAACGGGCCGTAAAGTTGGGTATGCAATCGCCCTAACAAGCGAACTAGTAGTGCGACCGACTAGTTTTGACGGGTTCTATTACAGCAAAAAAATCCGTCAAAACAATATTGTTGGACTACTAGAATTTCCGAATATGCTAATACTCAAAACAGGGTGAGCGCCGCAGACTTCTTTTCAAATCATCCCTTTCATCTCAGAATCGAAGAGATTTCTCGTCGTTTGTGGGCACCTTCGCCTGAAGGTGGGCTAAGGGAAACTCATTGGTTCTATGAACGCGCACGCGGCCAGTATATCAATGCCCAAGCTAACTTAACCCCAGCAAAACAGAAAGAATTCCTGTCTAAGAACCCCCGCTCTCAAATGTTTACAAAAACCGATCTCGCCAAGTTTGAGAATTCCTTTGGTATGCGACCCCACATGGTTAGTTTTGGAGCGCAAAAAAAACTTTGCGGAATTCGCAAAGGAAATTGGTCAAAAATGGGAGCAGAACGAAAAACAGTTCAACGAGCTTTACTTTAAACATCTTGTGGCAAAAGCAATCCTATTCCGTTTTCTTGACAAAAATATCATGCGACAAGCGTGGTACGGTGGATACAAGGCCAACATAGTTACCTATTCAATAACAAAACTGGCATATATGGTTTCAAGTACCCGCAAGCGCCTAGATTTAGAGCAAATATGGAAGAATCAGAAATTATCACCTGCTCTCGAATCTCAACTATTGCTTATTGCTGAGTCAGTAAATGAGCAAATACAAGACGCACCAGAACTGATAACAAATGTAACTGAATGGTGTAAGAAAGAAGCCTGTTGGCAAAGAATCAAAGACTCACAACAAGTAACTTTGAACCAAGACCTTATTATTGAGCTTTTGGACGTTCAGGAAGTACTAGATCGTGCAAAAGATGCCGAGAAAACTCAAACGATAGATAACGGTATCTTTTCACAAAAATATGTAATTGAAAAAGGAGCTGACTATTGGAAGCAAGTCGCCCAATACGGACTGAAGGGGAAGCATCTTAGCCCTATGGAAATGGAAATTATTCAAATTGCCTGCAAAATCCCGAATAAAATCCCATCTGAAAAACAATCACAGGTAATCATAAAAATCGAAAACAAGGTTATTGCTGAGGGATTTTTTGTTGAATAGTACTCCATAATCTTCGGAATAAGCTGGCCAACAGCCTTTGTCGTCTTCAATTGGAATTGTTTTTTCTGGCAGTATTCCAAAGAAAACCAGAATGAGCAGAACGGATTATTATCTCGACCAATTCGCCCGCCTCAGCGTCAACAAAAACCGCAAAACGTGGACGGCCGTTTTCCCCCCTCTCCAGTTACCAACCTCTTTACACAGAAAAATTTGGGGTGGTGGGAAAAACGGCCGTTCAGTTACCAACTTCTTTACATCGCTACACTACACCCGCTCAATAATCGTCGCAATCCCCATGCCGCCGCCGACGCAGAGGGTGATCAGCGCCGTCGTCAGGTCCCGGCGCTCCAATTCATCCAACACCGTGCCCAACAGCATCGCCCCGGTCGCCCCCAACGGATGGCCCAGCGCAATGGCCCCGCCATTCACATTCACGGATTCGCTGCTTTCAATGCCCATGTCGCGCATAAAACGCAGCACCACGGCCGCAAACGCCTCGTTCACTTCAAATAAATCAATGTCCTTCACCGCCATGCCCGCCTGCTTTAACGCTTTTTTTGCCGCCGGGCCTGGCCCAACCAGCATGATCGTCGGTTCCGTGCCCACCAGGGCGGCGGCGCGGATTTTGGCGCGGGCTTTCAGGCCCAGCGCTTTGCCGCTCTTTTTGCGCCCCACCAGCACCAACGCCGCTCCATCCACAATGCCGGAGGAGTTGCCGGCCGTGTGGACGTGGCGGATGTGTTCGACTTCCGGGTAGCGCTGCATGGCAACAGCGTCGAAGCCCATCTCGCCCATCATCTGGAAGGCGGGGCTGAGTTTGCCCAACGATGCCAGCGTCGTGCCAGGGCGGATGAATTCGTCTTCGGCCAGGATGGGCAGGCCGTTCATGTCTTTAACCGGCACAATGGATTTGGCAAAATGGCCCTGGGCGCGGGCCTGGGCGGCGCGCTGCTGCGATTGCACGGCGAATTGGTCCACGTCTTCCCGGCTGAAGCCTTCGATGGTGGCGATAAGGTCGGCGCTGATGCCCTGGGGGATGAAGTGAGTCTTGCTGTTCACTTTGGGGTCGGCCACCCACGCGCCGCCATCGGACCCCATAGGCACGCGGGACATGGATTCCACGCCGCCGGCGACGACCAGTTTTTCCCAACCGGAGCGCACTTTCATGGCCGCCAGGTTCACCGCCTCCAGCCCGGAAGCGCAAAAGCGATTGAGCTGCACGCCAGGCACATCTACGTGCCAATCGGCGTAGATGGTCGCCGTGCGGGCAATGTCCGCCCC
This genomic window from Candidatus Leptovillus gracilis contains:
- a CDS encoding acetyl-CoA C-acetyltransferase, which gives rise to MPNAYIFDAIRTPRGKGKSSGSLYEVTPIDLVAGLMKEMEQRHDLDTAHIDDVVLGCVTPIGDQGADIARTATIYADWHVDVPGVQLNRFCASGLEAVNLAAMKVRSGWEKLVVAGGVESMSRVPMGSDGGAWVADPKVNSKTHFIPQGISADLIATIEGFSREDVDQFAVQSQQRAAQARAQGHFAKSIVPVKDMNGLPILAEDEFIRPGTTLASLGKLSPAFQMMGEMGFDAVAMQRYPEVEHIRHVHTAGNSSGIVDGAALVLVGRKKSGKALGLKARAKIRAAALVGTEPTIMLVGPGPAAKKALKQAGMAVKDIDLFEVNEAFAAVVLRFMRDMGIESSESVNVNGGAIALGHPLGATGAMLLGTVLDELERRDLTTALITLCVGGGMGIATIIERV
- a CDS encoding HNH endonuclease, encoding MAKGGLWTYDELLLALNLYYKIPFGQFHQHNPKVIDLAKLINRTPSSVAMQLSNFASLDPYHQSRGISGLRPPGKLAQEIWIDMQNNWEDLIMKSEELLDLLAQPQDEPKTSYTLEEERNKAQYLQIQKEKHVPTEVERSVKVRLGQRFFRESIMANYRERCCVCGMPIPELLIASHIIPWKAREDLRLNPSNGLCLCVLHDKAFDRGLLSIDDDYKVMISSLIQEHSLQEAVKHGLTAYNEHFILLPDRFVPEKRFLQTHRNECFIW
- a CDS encoding DNA cytosine methyltransferase gives rise to the protein MNHSEFQNGKPRIRTLDLFCGAGGSSYGARQAGAEIVAAIDYWQTAVDTYNANFGEGKARYAASHL
- a CDS encoding type II toxin-antitoxin system VapC family toxin; translation: MTYLLDTNIVSEFATETPESLVVNWLQIHQHMPMFLSVVTIGEVQQGITRLPASQKQEQLTVWLEEMLLPAYQEYILPLDTGTMRQWGMLTGKLMQRGRKLPVMDGLIAATAIHHNLALVTRNTTDFTGLGVVLVNPWLEM
- the coaBC gene encoding bifunctional phosphopantothenoylcysteine decarboxylase/phosphopantothenate--cysteine ligase CoaBC gives rise to the protein MEPINPISLLHNKHILLGVSGSIAAYKSIDLASKLTQAGALVDVIMTEAAQQFVTPLAFRSVTGRPVYTSMWDLADHVRHVGLGETADLLLIAPATAHTIAKLAQGMADNLLTVTVLAARCPILLAPAMDGGMYEHLATQANIATLKERGVIFIGPAAGRMASGLTGLGRMVEPPELLAQARLALAWSGPLAGLHVVVSTGPTREALDPVRFISNRSTGKQGLAVAQAALDAGARVTLVAGPISEPAPLGLTRIDVETTQQMAEAVLVATEDADALFMVAAVADFRPETQSARKIKKTEQEEGGNGGWGLAIGLEVTLDILSAVKERREKTGYPRVSLGFAAETHDAFEYGRQKLLRKGLNFIAVNDVLADGAGFAVDTNRVVLLSSAGVVEEMPLLSKTAVAERLVHHVARALGRE
- a CDS encoding AIPR family protein, translated to MSAADFFSNHPFHLRIEEISRRLWAPSPEGGLRETHWFYERARGQYINAQANLTPAKQKEFLSKNPRSQMFTKTDLAKFENSFGMRPHMVSFGAQKKLCGIRKGNWSKMGAERKTVQRALL
- a CDS encoding AIPR family protein; its protein translation is MERKKNFAEFAKEIGQKWEQNEKQFNELYFKHLVAKAILFRFLDKNIMRQAWYGGYKANIVTYSITKLAYMVSSTRKRLDLEQIWKNQKLSPALESQLLLIAESVNEQIQDAPELITNVTEWCKKEACWQRIKDSQQVTLNQDLIIELLDVQEVLDRAKDAEKTQTIDNGIFSQKYVIEKGADYWKQVAQYGLKGKHLSPMEMEIIQIACKIPNKIPSEKQSQVIIKIENKVIAEGFFVE
- a CDS encoding type II toxin-antitoxin system Phd/YefM family antitoxin, coding for MIWQLQDAKSKFSQVVNQALEQGPQIVTRHGEEVVVVLSMAEYRQMMKPKTTLLDLLLASPLAGSGVEITRDRKDVGREVVL
- a CDS encoding c-type cytochrome, with the translated sequence MNKRNRRIVLLILVSSLLLAVSFVWNGRSHQNNIAIAVAKGKAVYDMTAMTQISLNQPQMQAIALADEGLMALLGGDEFGFLDAVVLGEGEAARWQAAGCGRQNCVHISLYDYTNGGTVNAVLNTSSGRIVDRWTNPDARPGGSEFILPRAIAIAAADPGVQNILGKLDQDPAMIPMSAWLADDACRDDWCVDLTYQDPSGSGKIVHVFVNMEQKRVARTFMTRGRDPIASAAPQPQRNSYTDGCQENEYGWNVCWEMTANDGLNFYGAAYNGTPIFASAKIGQIEAWYPSWPGGYRDEIGFRSTVPPFGDTQVTDLGDGFEVMQLFTEFTHWPNCICCYRYEQIMRFYEDGRFALGFVSHGPGCDDLSVYRPFWRLDLTLDGRGRTDVWAWDTSQWVELTEESEFFPFIDQVSPEGEQLATFNGDLHYRWQMTRTDPFGLDEARVFLLQYQEGEGDGPIPTGPGDTFIPPRQWLDGDALSGGDPVLWWVPLLKSKKSEPYWCSPDPEPGINMCETFLIARPAGELVQPTEEELAAMPTATAVPAEISTPAPTPTPRPVQGEDAEDIILNAGCGSCHQIGALGEAHKVGPDLSGIGLVAGSRVPGLSAEEYLRQAILEPNAHIVADCPNGPCIPNIMPRDYATRLSPAQLELVIAYLLTMRDEVVVVETIGDGVVPAPKAIPSAKNASGATTAPARATGLVVQVVLVVFVFLLTAFLLAKLPEER